A stretch of the Panicum virgatum strain AP13 chromosome 9N, P.virgatum_v5, whole genome shotgun sequence genome encodes the following:
- the LOC120692561 gene encoding protein SPIRAL1-like 1, with the protein MARSDGLMGVGPTHYAALGPSAPSIYKPAAGLPLSAEARAGAAPLPTGHRPADPAAAAAARARSPRRCLSFLISTIKMSRGGSAGGGQSQLGYLFGSGEAPKPAVAPTAPATSAPPTEKPAPAKPDVTKQIPAGVTSQTNNYHRADGQNTGNFLTDRPSTKVHAAPGGGSSLDYLFGGK; encoded by the exons ATGGCGAGATCGGACGGCCTGATGGGGGTTGGGCCCACGCACTACGCGGCGCTGGGCCCGTCTGCCCCCTCTATATACAAACCAGCCGCTGGCCTCCCGTTGAGCGCAGAAGCGAGAGCAGGAGCAGCGCCACTCCCCACCGGACACCGACCCgccgatcccgccgccgccgccgcagcccgcgcTCGATCTCCTCGTCGCTGCCTCTCG TTTCTCATTTCAACAATCAAGATGAGTCGTGGTGGTAGTGCTGGTGGTGGTCAAAGTCAACTGGGTTACCTCTTTGGAAGCGGTGAGGCCCCAAAGCCAGCAGTGGCACCAACTGCACCAGCCACAAGTGCTCCTCCTACTGAGAAACCAGCTCCTGCAAAGCCTGATGTGACTAAGCAGATCCCTGCAGGAGTCACCAGCCAAACCAACAACTATCACCGGGCTGATGGGCAGAACACTGGCAACTTCCTTACG GACCGTCCTTCGACCAAGGTCCACGCTGCTCCTGGTGGAGGCTCTTCCCTGGACTACCTGTTTGGAGGGAAGTGA
- the LOC120692560 gene encoding vacuolar protein sorting-associated protein 52 A-like isoform X2, with product MEAVPAAEALDGHKDRFDLGVFVGDLALDEELTSDDESLEGLQQELDDCKNDQEVANILANGIKLRAYTKGVENNIRQVELDSIQDYIKESENLVLLHDQIRDCDNILSQMETVLTGFQTEIGSISSEIKVLQEKSMDMGLKLKNRKAAESKLSKFVEDIIVPPRMIDIIVDGEVNDEYMRALKTLSKKIKFIDADPMVKSSKALKDVQPEVERLRQKAVSKIFEFVIQKFYALRKPKTNIQILQQSVLLKYKYTIIFLKEHAKEIYAEVRAAYIDTMNKVLSAHFRAYIQALEKLQMDIATSTDLLGVETRSTGFLFSIGKESLKTRSSVFALGERINILKEIDQPALIPHIAEAKSQKYPYEVLFRSLQKLLINTATSEYLFTDDFFGEESIFHDIFAGPIQVIDEHFNAVLLNCYDAIGIMLMIRIIHQHQLIMFRRRIPCLDSYLDKVNMSLWPRFKMVFDLHLNSLRNANIKTLWEDDVHPHYVTRRYAEFTASLVHLNVEHGDGQLDLNLERLRMAIEDLLVKLAKMFSKPKLQTIFLINNYDLTIAILKEAGTEGGKAQLHFEEVLKSNIAIYVIRGHDTPACLSFDDT from the exons ATGGAGGCTGTCCCCGCCGCGGAGGCCCTCGACGGGCACAAGGACAGGTTCGACCTCGGGGTCTTCGTCGGCGACCTCGCCCTCGACGAGGAACTTACCAG TGACGACGAGTCCCTGGAGGGGCTGCAGCAGGAGCTCGACGACTGCAAGAATGACCAG GAGGTCGCGAACATCCTGGCCAACGGCATCAAGCTGCGCGCGTACACAAAAGGTGTCGAGAATAACATACGCCAAGTCGAGCTGGATTCTATACAG gATTACATTAAGGAGAGTGAAAATCTAGTTCTGCTGCATGATCAAATTCGTGATTGTGACAATATTTTGTCCCAAATGGAAACGGTTCTGACTGGGTTCCAG ACAGAAATTGGTTCCATAAGTTCAGAGATAAAGGTCCTTCAGGAGAAATCTATGGACATGGGATTAAAGCTGAAAAATCGTAAG GCTGCAGAGTCTAAATTGTCAAAATTTGTTGAGGATATAATAGTACCACCAAGAATGATTGACATAATTGTTGATGGAGAG GTCAACGATGAATATATGAGAGCACTCAAGACTCTAAGCAAAAAAATCAAGTTCATTGATGCTGATCCTATGGTTAAATCATCCAAGGCTTTAAAAGATGTTCAGCCTGAGGTCGAGAGACTACGGCAGAAAGCTGTCTCAAAG ATTTTTGAGTTTGTCATCCAAAAGTTCTATGCCTTGAGAAAACCCAAAACTAATATTCAGATTCTACAGCAGAGTGTCCTTCTTAAATACAA ATACACAATAATTTTCCTTAAGGAACATGCTAAGGAGATATATGCGGAAGTTCGTGCAGCATATATTGATACCATGAATAAG GTACTAAGTGCACATTTTCGTGCGTACATACAAGCGCTAGAGAAACTACAGATGGACATAGCTACTTCCACTGACTTACTTGGTGTTGAAACCAGAAGTACAGGCTTCCTTTTCTCCATTGGAAAAGAATCTCTGAAAACCCGTTCTTCAGTTTTTGCTTTGGGTGAACGAATAAACATATTAAAG GAAATTGATCAGCCAGCATTGATACCTCATATAGCTGAAGCAAAGTCACAGAAATACCCATATGAAGTTCTTTTCAGAAGCTTGCAGAAACTTCTTATTAACACTGCCACTTCTGA GTACCTGTTCACCGATGATTTCTTCGGCGAAGAATCTATATTCCATGATATATTTGCAg GACCAATTCAAGTGATTGATGAACATTTCAATGCTGTACTCCTGAACTGTTATGATGCAATTGGAATAATGCTTATGATCAGAATAATTCATCAGCACCAG CTCATCATGTTCAGGCGACGAATCCCATGTTTGGACTCTTACCTAGACAAG GTTAATATGTCACTCTGGCCTCGGTTCAAGATGGTGTTTGACTTGCATTTGAACAGCTTGCGAAATGCAAATATTAAGACACTTTGGGAGGATGATGTCCATCCACACTATGTCACAAGGAGATATGCTGAATTTACAGCTTCTCTAGTTCATCTCAATGTTGAACATGGGGATGGTCAG CTTGATCTTAATTTGGAGCGATTGCGGATGGCTATCGAGGACTTGCTTGTTAAGTTGGCTAAGATGTTCAGTAAACCGAAGCTGCAAACTATTTTCTTGATAAATAACTATGATTTAACAATTGCCATTTTGAAG GAGgctggaacagagggagggaaggCACAACTCCACTTCGAGGAGGTTCTTAAGAGCAACATTGCAATTTATGTG ATTAGAGGACATGACACACCAGCATGCTTGTCGTTTGATGACACATGA
- the LOC120692560 gene encoding vacuolar protein sorting-associated protein 52 A-like isoform X1: MEAVPAAEALDGHKDRFDLGVFVGDLALDEELTSDDESLEGLQQELDDCKNDQEVANILANGIKLRAYTKGVENNIRQVELDSIQDYIKESENLVLLHDQIRDCDNILSQMETVLTGFQTEIGSISSEIKVLQEKSMDMGLKLKNRKAAESKLSKFVEDIIVPPRMIDIIVDGEVNDEYMRALKTLSKKIKFIDADPMVKSSKALKDVQPEVERLRQKAVSKIFEFVIQKFYALRKPKTNIQILQQSVLLKYKYTIIFLKEHAKEIYAEVRAAYIDTMNKVLSAHFRAYIQALEKLQMDIATSTDLLGVETRSTGFLFSIGKESLKTRSSVFALGERINILKEIDQPALIPHIAEAKSQKYPYEVLFRSLQKLLINTATSEYLFTDDFFGEESIFHDIFAGPIQVIDEHFNAVLLNCYDAIGIMLMIRIIHQHQLIMFRRRIPCLDSYLDKVNMSLWPRFKMVFDLHLNSLRNANIKTLWEDDVHPHYVTRRYAEFTASLVHLNVEHGDGQLDLNLERLRMAIEDLLVKLAKMFSKPKLQTIFLINNYDLTIAILKEAGTEGGKAQLHFEEVLKSNIAIYVEELLQEHFSDLIRFVKTRPADETATSSEKVSISEVEPLVKDFASRYKAAIELMHKDVITSFSNFLCGMEILRSALAQLLLYYTRLTECVKRINGGSALNKDLVSISSILFEIKKYSRTF; encoded by the exons ATGGAGGCTGTCCCCGCCGCGGAGGCCCTCGACGGGCACAAGGACAGGTTCGACCTCGGGGTCTTCGTCGGCGACCTCGCCCTCGACGAGGAACTTACCAG TGACGACGAGTCCCTGGAGGGGCTGCAGCAGGAGCTCGACGACTGCAAGAATGACCAG GAGGTCGCGAACATCCTGGCCAACGGCATCAAGCTGCGCGCGTACACAAAAGGTGTCGAGAATAACATACGCCAAGTCGAGCTGGATTCTATACAG gATTACATTAAGGAGAGTGAAAATCTAGTTCTGCTGCATGATCAAATTCGTGATTGTGACAATATTTTGTCCCAAATGGAAACGGTTCTGACTGGGTTCCAG ACAGAAATTGGTTCCATAAGTTCAGAGATAAAGGTCCTTCAGGAGAAATCTATGGACATGGGATTAAAGCTGAAAAATCGTAAG GCTGCAGAGTCTAAATTGTCAAAATTTGTTGAGGATATAATAGTACCACCAAGAATGATTGACATAATTGTTGATGGAGAG GTCAACGATGAATATATGAGAGCACTCAAGACTCTAAGCAAAAAAATCAAGTTCATTGATGCTGATCCTATGGTTAAATCATCCAAGGCTTTAAAAGATGTTCAGCCTGAGGTCGAGAGACTACGGCAGAAAGCTGTCTCAAAG ATTTTTGAGTTTGTCATCCAAAAGTTCTATGCCTTGAGAAAACCCAAAACTAATATTCAGATTCTACAGCAGAGTGTCCTTCTTAAATACAA ATACACAATAATTTTCCTTAAGGAACATGCTAAGGAGATATATGCGGAAGTTCGTGCAGCATATATTGATACCATGAATAAG GTACTAAGTGCACATTTTCGTGCGTACATACAAGCGCTAGAGAAACTACAGATGGACATAGCTACTTCCACTGACTTACTTGGTGTTGAAACCAGAAGTACAGGCTTCCTTTTCTCCATTGGAAAAGAATCTCTGAAAACCCGTTCTTCAGTTTTTGCTTTGGGTGAACGAATAAACATATTAAAG GAAATTGATCAGCCAGCATTGATACCTCATATAGCTGAAGCAAAGTCACAGAAATACCCATATGAAGTTCTTTTCAGAAGCTTGCAGAAACTTCTTATTAACACTGCCACTTCTGA GTACCTGTTCACCGATGATTTCTTCGGCGAAGAATCTATATTCCATGATATATTTGCAg GACCAATTCAAGTGATTGATGAACATTTCAATGCTGTACTCCTGAACTGTTATGATGCAATTGGAATAATGCTTATGATCAGAATAATTCATCAGCACCAG CTCATCATGTTCAGGCGACGAATCCCATGTTTGGACTCTTACCTAGACAAG GTTAATATGTCACTCTGGCCTCGGTTCAAGATGGTGTTTGACTTGCATTTGAACAGCTTGCGAAATGCAAATATTAAGACACTTTGGGAGGATGATGTCCATCCACACTATGTCACAAGGAGATATGCTGAATTTACAGCTTCTCTAGTTCATCTCAATGTTGAACATGGGGATGGTCAG CTTGATCTTAATTTGGAGCGATTGCGGATGGCTATCGAGGACTTGCTTGTTAAGTTGGCTAAGATGTTCAGTAAACCGAAGCTGCAAACTATTTTCTTGATAAATAACTATGATTTAACAATTGCCATTTTGAAG GAGgctggaacagagggagggaaggCACAACTCCACTTCGAGGAGGTTCTTAAGAGCAACATTGCAATTTATGTG GAAGAGTTGCTCCAGGAGCATTTCAGTGACCTGATCAGATTTGTCAAAACTCGTCCTG CGGATGAAACGGCTACGAGTTCAGAGAAAGTCAGCATTTCTGAAGTTGAACCACTGGTAAAGGATTTCGCTAGTCGGTATAAGGCTGCGATTGAGCTGATGCACAAAGACGTGATCACATCTTTCAGCAACTTCCTGTGCGGGATGGAGATCTTGAGGTCGGCGCTCGCCCAACTCCTGCTGTACTACACCAGGCTTACCGAGTGTGTCAAGAGGATCAATGGAGGCTCTGCTCTGAACAAGGACCTGGTGTCCATATCCTCCATCCTGTTCGAGATCAAGAAGTATTCTAGGACCTTTTAG
- the LOC120687191 gene encoding cytochrome P450 78A5-like, with protein sequence MDATTLTSSTQDYLLFLFPAATTFLSPLLALLLLAVSLVWLFPGGPAWAALVISRRRATPPPPGAPGVVTALAGPAAHRALASLSRSLPGGAALSAFSVGLTRLVVASRPDTARELLTSAAFANRPVKDAARELLFHRAMGFAPSGDYWRALRRISSAYLFSPRSVAASAPRRAAIGERMLQNLSAPGGGEVVVVMRRVLHAASLDHVIATVFGARYDPATPEGVELEEMVKEGYDLLGVFNWADHLPLLKWLDVQGVRRRCRSLVRRVNVFVARIIEEHRQKKSGANGGETPAGDFVDVLLGLEGDEKLSDSDLIAVLWEMIFRGTDTVAILLEWVMARMVLHRDIQSKAQAELDAVVGRGGGAVSDADVARLPYLQCVVKETLRVHPPGPLLSWARLAVHDAVVGGHLVPAGTTAMVNMWAIARDPAVWPEPSAFRPERFEEEDVSVLGGDLRLAPFGAGRRVCPGKTMALATVHLWLAQLLHRFEWAPADGPSGGVDLSERLGMSLEMEKPLVCKATPRW encoded by the exons ATGGACGCCACCACCCTCACCAGCTCCACCCAGGActacctcctcttcctcttcccggccgccaccaccttCCTATCCCCGCTCCTCGCACTACTACTCCTCGCCGTCTCGCTGGTCTGGCTCTTCCCCGGCGGCCCCGCGTGGGCGGCGCTCGTCATCTCCcggcgccgcgccacgccgccgccgccgggggcgccgGGCGTGGTCACCGCGCTCGCGGGCCCCGCCGCGCACCGCGCGCTCGCGTCCCTGTCGCGGTCGCTGCCTGGCGGCGCCGCGCTGTCGGCGTTCTCCGTCGGCCTGACGCGCCTCGTCGTGGCCAGCCGGCCGGACACGGCGCGGGAGCTCCTGACCAGCGCCGCCTTCGCCAACCGCCCCGTCAAGGACGCGGCCCGGGAGCTCCTCTTCCACCGCGCCATGGGCTTCGCCCCCTCCGGGGACTACTGGCGCGCGCTGCGGCGCATCAGCTCCGCGTACCTCTTCAGCCCGCGCAGCGTCGCCGCCtcggccccgcgccgcgccgccatcgGAGAGCGCATGCTCCAGAACCTctccgcgcccggcggcggcgaggtcgtcgtcgtcatgCGGCGCGTCCTCCACGCGGCCTCCCTGGACCACGTCATCGCCACCGTCTTCGGCGCGCGCTACGACCCCGCGACCCCGGagggcgtcgagctggaggagaTGGTGAAGGAAGGGTACGACCTGCTCGGGGTGTTCAACTGGGCCGACCACCTGCCGCTGCTCAAGTGGCTGGACGTGCAAGGCGTGCGGAGGAGGTGCAGGAGCCTGGTGCGCAGGGTGAACGTGTTCGTGGCAAGGATCATCGAAGAGCACAGGCAGAAGAAGAGCGGCGCCAATGGCGGCGAGACGCCGGCCGGCGATTTCGTCGACGTCCTGCTGGGATTGGAGGGCGACGAGAAGTTGTCAGACTCCGACCTGATCGCTGTTCTCTGG GAGATGATCTTTCGAGGGACCGACACGGTCGCGATCCTGCTGGAGTGGGTCATGGCGCGGATGGTGCTGCACCGGGACATCCAGTCGAAGGCGCAGGCGGAGCTGGACGCCGtcgtcggccgcggcggcggcgccgtgtcGGACGCCGACGTGGCCCGCCTGCCCTACCTCCAGTGCGTCGTCAAGGAGACGCTCCGCGTGCACCCGCCGGGCCCGCTGCTCTCGTGGGCGCGCCTCGCCGTGCACGACGCGGTGGTCGGCGGGCACCTGGTCCCAGCGGGCACCACGGCCATGGTGAACATGTGGGCCATCGCGCGCGACCCGGCGGTCTGGCCGGAGCCCTCGGCGTTCCGCCCCGAGCGGttcgaggaggaggacgtcAGCGTGCTGGGCGGGGACCTGCGGCTCGCGCCGTTCGGGGCCGGGCGGCGCGTGTGCCCCGGCAAGACCATGGCCCTCGCCACCGTGCACCTGTGGCTCGCGCAGCTGCTGCACCGCTTCGAGTGGGCGCCGGCGGACGGGCCCAGCGGCGGCGTCGACCTGTCGGAGCGCCTGGGCATGTCGCTGGAGATGGAGAAGCCGCTCGTGTGCAAGGCCACGCCGAGGTGGTGA